From a region of the Deltaproteobacteria bacterium genome:
- a CDS encoding AAA family ATPase, which produces MVTSRETPAVRIDSRTGWAWCGDRRLDLAPKAFAVLRHLVERPLHLVTKDDLFAAGWSDAIVGEATLTSCIRDLRKALGDSSRAPRYIETVHRRGFRFIGPVATADTHDRVAVAEATTAPLGVLPIAPPTLVGRDGDLAQLRAEYATATAGRRRLVFVTGEAGIGKTALVEAFLEQIATGHPVRIGRGQCLEHYGASEPYLPILEALGRMGREPGREALLRVLTRYAPTWLAQLPALLGDDELASVQRRTQGTTRERMLRELIEACDALGAETPFVLLLEDLHWSDVETIDLVTMLARRRDPTRLLILATYRAAEIAAESHRLEFAVEDLRVHGACHQITLDFLDAAAVGEYLDRRFPSAAFPSELTAVLHANTGGNPLFLVNVVDELAAQRHIDTTGGRATLTIPVARVAAEVPRTLRQMVERQIDRLSLREQTVLAVASVAGAEFSAAIATADGIDAGDAERCCEDLARRGCFLRAAGAAEWPDGTVAGRYAFIHALYRDVLAGRIPAGHRVGLHLRVGDRLERAHGASAPDIAGELAMHFAHGRDFDRAVRYRRTAAETALRHHGYREAVHHARQALQLLGALPASAARAHDEMRIQTLLGAAVIATSGWAAPEVAEAYERARTLAAATGVTPELFPILLGLCAFYLMRGELAVADEMAGRLLGLAEATSDPAASLGAHNTAGMVAMYRGDYAGAIRHLERSKVIYDAERHAPNRASGFTIDHDPGVSCAAHEALALLVLGQTDRATVRMRECLAGADTLDHPLSVAMAYNFAAIFYQLLRDPTVVQELEDVRLAYSQKHDFELFLMLGEIYRGWLVAEGGRGDEGVERIQHGLAVYQAIGAELGRPTFLGILADVCNRLGRHEEARAAVATAFELAERSGLHYWDAELHRLSGRITLAEAGAGGDAGARKAERSFHEALAIAHRQEARFLELRAAIDLARLWRDRGKQREARTLLSERLAPLAASRDVPDLRDARTLLEELGTRRSRKSDVS; this is translated from the coding sequence ATGGTGACGAGCCGCGAAACACCCGCCGTACGCATCGATTCCCGCACCGGCTGGGCCTGGTGCGGCGACCGCCGCCTGGACCTGGCGCCGAAAGCGTTCGCGGTTCTCCGTCACCTCGTCGAGCGCCCGTTGCACCTGGTGACGAAGGACGACCTCTTCGCCGCCGGTTGGAGCGACGCGATCGTCGGCGAAGCGACGCTCACGAGCTGCATCCGCGACCTCCGCAAAGCGCTCGGCGACTCGTCGCGCGCCCCGCGCTACATCGAAACGGTTCATCGGCGCGGCTTCCGCTTCATCGGCCCGGTCGCGACGGCGGATACCCACGACCGGGTGGCGGTCGCGGAGGCGACGACGGCTCCGCTCGGCGTCCTCCCGATCGCCCCGCCGACGTTGGTCGGTCGCGACGGCGATCTGGCGCAGCTCCGTGCCGAGTACGCGACCGCGACCGCCGGCCGGCGCCGACTCGTTTTCGTGACCGGCGAGGCGGGGATCGGCAAGACCGCGCTCGTCGAGGCATTCCTCGAGCAGATCGCGACGGGCCACCCGGTCCGCATCGGTCGCGGGCAGTGCCTCGAGCACTACGGCGCGAGCGAGCCCTACCTTCCCATCCTGGAAGCGCTCGGCCGCATGGGCCGCGAGCCGGGACGCGAAGCGCTGCTGCGCGTCCTCACGCGCTACGCGCCGACGTGGCTCGCGCAGCTCCCCGCGCTCCTCGGCGACGACGAGCTTGCATCCGTCCAGCGGCGTACCCAAGGGACGACCCGCGAGCGCATGCTCCGCGAGCTGATCGAGGCGTGCGACGCGCTCGGCGCCGAGACGCCGTTCGTCCTCCTCCTCGAGGACCTCCATTGGAGCGACGTCGAGACGATCGACCTGGTGACCATGCTCGCCCGACGCCGCGACCCGACGCGCCTCTTGATCCTCGCGACCTATCGTGCCGCCGAGATCGCTGCCGAGTCGCACCGACTCGAGTTCGCCGTGGAGGATCTGCGCGTCCACGGCGCCTGCCACCAGATCACGCTCGATTTCCTCGACGCGGCCGCAGTCGGCGAGTACCTCGATCGTCGCTTTCCGAGTGCCGCGTTCCCGTCCGAGCTCACCGCGGTGCTGCACGCGAACACGGGCGGGAACCCGCTGTTTCTCGTGAACGTCGTCGACGAGCTCGCGGCGCAACGCCATATTGACACGACCGGCGGTCGCGCGACGCTCACGATCCCGGTGGCGCGCGTCGCGGCGGAGGTTCCGCGCACGCTCCGCCAGATGGTCGAGCGGCAGATCGATCGGCTGTCGTTGCGCGAGCAGACGGTGCTCGCGGTGGCGAGCGTCGCCGGAGCGGAGTTCTCGGCCGCGATCGCGACCGCGGACGGCATCGACGCCGGCGACGCCGAACGATGCTGCGAGGACCTGGCGCGGCGGGGATGCTTCCTGCGCGCGGCCGGAGCAGCCGAGTGGCCCGACGGCACCGTGGCGGGCCGCTACGCCTTCATCCATGCGCTCTATCGCGACGTGCTCGCCGGGCGCATTCCCGCAGGCCATCGCGTCGGCTTGCACCTGCGGGTCGGCGACCGACTCGAGCGCGCGCACGGCGCGTCCGCGCCCGATATTGCCGGCGAGCTCGCCATGCACTTCGCGCACGGTCGCGACTTCGACCGCGCGGTCCGCTATCGCCGCACGGCGGCCGAGACGGCGCTCCGCCACCACGGCTATCGCGAGGCCGTCCATCACGCGCGCCAGGCGCTGCAACTGCTCGGCGCCTTGCCGGCATCGGCTGCACGCGCGCACGACGAGATGCGCATCCAGACCTTGCTCGGCGCCGCCGTGATCGCGACCAGCGGCTGGGCCGCGCCGGAGGTGGCCGAAGCCTACGAGCGCGCGCGCACGCTCGCGGCGGCGACCGGCGTCACGCCCGAGCTCTTTCCCATCCTGCTCGGTCTCTGCGCCTTCTACTTGATGCGCGGCGAGCTCGCGGTGGCCGACGAGATGGCGGGACGGCTCCTCGGGCTCGCCGAGGCCACGAGCGACCCCGCGGCCTCGCTCGGCGCCCACAACACCGCGGGCATGGTCGCGATGTATCGCGGCGACTACGCCGGGGCCATACGCCACCTCGAGCGCTCGAAGGTGATCTACGATGCCGAGCGGCACGCGCCGAACCGGGCAAGCGGATTCACCATCGACCACGATCCCGGCGTGTCGTGCGCGGCGCACGAGGCACTGGCGCTCCTGGTGCTCGGACAGACGGATCGCGCGACGGTGCGCATGCGCGAGTGTCTCGCCGGCGCCGACACGCTCGACCATCCGCTCAGCGTCGCGATGGCGTACAACTTCGCGGCGATCTTCTACCAGCTCCTGCGCGATCCCACCGTCGTCCAGGAGCTCGAGGACGTCCGGCTCGCGTACTCGCAGAAGCACGACTTCGAGCTCTTCCTGATGCTGGGAGAGATCTATCGCGGTTGGCTGGTGGCCGAAGGTGGACGCGGCGACGAGGGCGTCGAGCGCATCCAACACGGACTCGCCGTGTATCAGGCGATCGGCGCGGAGCTCGGACGGCCGACGTTCCTCGGCATCCTCGCCGACGTCTGCAATCGTCTCGGGCGTCACGAGGAGGCGCGCGCCGCGGTCGCGACCGCCTTCGAGCTCGCGGAGCGAAGCGGGTTGCACTACTGGGACGCCGAGCTCCACCGCTTGTCGGGTAGGATCACGCTCGCCGAGGCGGGCGCCGGAGGCGACGCCGGCGCCCGGAAGGCGGAGCGCTCCTTCCATGAGGCACTCGCGATCGCCCATCGTCAGGAGGCCCGCTTCCTCGAGCTGCGCGCCGCGATCGACCTCGCGCGTCTCTGGCGCGACCGCGGGAAGCAACGCGAAGCTCGGACGCTCCTCTCCGAGCGCCTCGCGCCGCTCGCCGCGAGCCGTGACGTCCCGGACCTCCGCGACGCGCGCACCCTGCTCGAGGAGCTGGGGACGCGCCGGTCGCGGAAATCCGACGTCAGCTGA
- a CDS encoding AbrB/MazE/SpoVT family DNA-binding domain-containing protein, whose amino-acid sequence MKRKLVQAGSSLAVTLPAEVVRELNLAKGDEVDVSVHPQTGAVTIRAGVRYFEDGKVGRLFGKVADAVIDRYTESFRELAK is encoded by the coding sequence ATGAAGAGAAAACTGGTTCAGGCCGGGAGCTCCCTTGCCGTGACGTTGCCCGCGGAGGTCGTTCGGGAACTCAACCTCGCGAAAGGCGACGAGGTCGACGTGAGCGTCCACCCGCAGACGGGCGCGGTCACGATCCGCGCCGGGGTGCGCTATTTCGAGGACGGCAAGGTCGGTCGTCTATTCGGCAAAGTCGCTGATGCCGTCATCGACCGCTACACGGAGAGCTTTCGCGAACTGGCGAAGTGA
- a CDS encoding bifunctional transaldolase/phosoglucose isomerase, protein MANPLVELQRLGQSPWHDNISRGLLTSGKLKKMVAAGDITGLTSNPTIFEQAVAQSDDYDEGIRILARKGKNAEDIFDALAIEDIRAAADVFAPVYKRTGGADGYVSIEVAPKFAADTEATVKEAQRLWKTVARPNLMVKIPATREGVPAIERCIADGLNINVTLIFSLERYDEVMDAYLRGLAKRAAAKKPIDKIASVASFFVSRVDTAVDKQIEQKISQSGPDQQAQLRQLVGKAAIANAKLAYAAFRKKFAGERWQTLAAKGARLQRPLWASTSTKNPSYPDVYYVEALVGPDTVDTMPPATIVAYKDHGKPAPRLAAGMEAAAAVLRRIEDAGISMDAVTRKLEADGVASFAKSFESLIAVVSAAREALLLTDLTLAKLGASDRAVRATLAKMDEAKLPERLWKQDPTLWKADDPAHQAEIKIRMGWIDVADLMLGEIDELTAFADEIRKAGFTRAVLCGMGGSSLAPEVLRRTFGVAKGYLDVQVLDSTDPAAVATLERWSDPAKTLYIVSSKSGGTTEPNVFFQYFYDRVRAARGDQAGQHFVAITDPGTKMEARAREHGFRRIFLARPEIGGRYSALSHFGLVPAALMGIDVAKLLQRAKRMMLACGATVPASQNPGLYLGAVIGTLAKAGRDKLTFVIDRKLDTFGYWTEQLIAESTGKEGTGIVPVEGEPVGRPDAYGKDRVFAYVRLDGGQERAVQGLIRGGHPVVAFRLKDAYDLGGEFLRWEIATAAAGWVLGIDPFDQPNVQESKDNTVRLLKEYQESGALPDPGGIVSANATDFARRLEAHLRQIRKGDYVAVTAYVERTGEREQVLRQIRSALRDRFKVATTVGYGPRFLHSTGQLHKGGAANGVFIQLSAEPAEDLAIPGETFSFGTLEAAQALGDYQSLASRGRRALRVSLGVDIDLGMRTILAVVADDGRRRSAATAKRKPAKPKAKAKPARAKPVKTKRSTARVAKKKPASRIGTARRTRARRGR, encoded by the coding sequence ATGGCGAATCCGCTGGTCGAGCTGCAGCGTCTCGGACAGTCCCCCTGGCACGACAACATCAGTCGCGGCCTGCTCACGTCGGGGAAGCTCAAAAAGATGGTCGCCGCGGGCGACATCACCGGGCTCACCTCCAACCCGACGATCTTCGAGCAAGCCGTCGCGCAGAGCGACGACTACGACGAAGGCATCCGCATCCTCGCCCGCAAGGGCAAGAACGCCGAGGACATTTTCGACGCGCTCGCGATCGAGGACATCCGGGCCGCCGCCGACGTGTTCGCGCCGGTCTACAAGCGCACCGGCGGCGCCGACGGCTACGTCAGCATCGAGGTCGCGCCGAAGTTCGCCGCCGACACCGAGGCGACCGTCAAGGAAGCGCAGCGCCTTTGGAAGACCGTCGCCCGTCCGAACCTCATGGTGAAGATCCCGGCGACGCGCGAAGGCGTCCCCGCGATCGAGCGCTGCATCGCCGACGGCCTCAATATCAACGTGACCCTCATCTTCTCCCTCGAGCGCTACGACGAGGTCATGGACGCCTACCTCCGCGGCCTCGCGAAGCGCGCCGCCGCGAAGAAGCCGATCGACAAGATCGCGTCCGTCGCGAGCTTCTTCGTGAGCCGCGTCGACACCGCGGTCGACAAGCAGATCGAGCAGAAGATCAGCCAGAGCGGCCCCGACCAGCAGGCGCAATTGAGGCAGCTCGTCGGCAAGGCGGCGATCGCCAACGCCAAGCTCGCGTACGCCGCCTTCCGGAAGAAGTTCGCCGGGGAACGCTGGCAGACCCTCGCGGCGAAGGGCGCGCGCCTGCAGCGGCCGCTCTGGGCGAGCACCTCGACCAAGAACCCGTCCTACCCCGACGTCTACTACGTCGAGGCGCTCGTCGGTCCCGACACCGTCGACACGATGCCGCCCGCGACCATCGTCGCGTACAAGGACCACGGGAAGCCCGCGCCGCGCCTCGCGGCGGGCATGGAAGCGGCGGCGGCCGTCCTCCGGCGCATCGAGGACGCCGGCATCAGCATGGACGCCGTCACCCGCAAGCTCGAGGCCGACGGCGTCGCGTCGTTCGCGAAGTCGTTCGAATCGCTGATCGCCGTCGTGTCGGCGGCGCGCGAGGCGCTCCTCCTCACCGACCTCACCCTGGCGAAGCTCGGCGCGTCGGACCGGGCGGTGCGGGCGACCCTCGCCAAGATGGACGAGGCGAAGCTCCCCGAGCGCCTCTGGAAGCAGGACCCGACGCTCTGGAAGGCGGACGACCCCGCGCACCAGGCCGAGATCAAGATCCGCATGGGCTGGATCGACGTCGCCGACCTGATGCTCGGCGAGATCGACGAGCTCACCGCCTTCGCGGACGAGATCCGCAAAGCCGGCTTCACCCGCGCGGTCCTCTGCGGCATGGGCGGCTCGTCGCTCGCTCCCGAGGTGCTGCGACGGACCTTCGGCGTCGCCAAGGGATACCTCGACGTCCAGGTGCTCGATTCGACCGATCCGGCCGCCGTCGCGACGCTCGAGCGCTGGAGCGATCCCGCCAAGACGCTCTACATCGTCTCGTCGAAATCGGGCGGCACGACCGAGCCGAACGTCTTCTTCCAGTATTTCTACGATCGCGTCCGCGCGGCCCGCGGCGATCAGGCCGGGCAGCACTTCGTCGCGATCACCGATCCGGGCACCAAGATGGAGGCGCGCGCCCGCGAGCACGGCTTCCGCCGCATCTTCCTCGCCCGGCCGGAGATCGGCGGACGGTACTCCGCGCTCTCGCACTTCGGGCTCGTGCCGGCGGCCCTCATGGGCATCGACGTCGCGAAGCTCCTGCAGCGCGCCAAGCGTATGATGCTCGCCTGCGGCGCGACCGTCCCGGCGTCGCAAAATCCCGGACTCTACCTCGGGGCCGTGATCGGCACGCTCGCCAAGGCGGGTCGCGACAAGCTCACGTTCGTGATCGACAGGAAGCTCGATACCTTCGGCTACTGGACCGAGCAGCTGATCGCCGAGTCCACGGGCAAGGAGGGCACCGGCATCGTCCCCGTCGAGGGCGAGCCCGTCGGCCGCCCCGATGCGTACGGCAAGGATCGCGTGTTCGCCTACGTCCGGCTCGACGGCGGCCAGGAGCGCGCCGTGCAGGGGCTCATCCGCGGCGGCCATCCCGTCGTCGCGTTCCGCCTGAAGGACGCCTACGACCTCGGCGGCGAGTTCCTGCGCTGGGAGATCGCGACCGCCGCCGCCGGCTGGGTCCTCGGCATCGACCCGTTCGATCAGCCGAACGTGCAGGAGTCGAAGGACAACACCGTGCGCCTGCTGAAGGAGTATCAGGAGAGCGGCGCCCTCCCCGACCCGGGCGGCATCGTGTCGGCGAATGCCACCGACTTCGCCCGCCGGCTCGAGGCGCATCTGCGGCAGATACGCAAAGGCGACTACGTGGCGGTCACCGCGTACGTCGAGCGCACCGGCGAGCGCGAGCAGGTCCTGCGGCAGATCCGGTCCGCGCTACGCGACCGCTTCAAGGTCGCGACCACCGTCGGCTACGGGCCGCGCTTCCTGCACTCGACGGGACAGCTCCACAAGGGCGGCGCCGCCAACGGCGTCTTCATCCAGCTCTCGGCGGAGCCCGCCGAGGATCTGGCGATCCCCGGCGAGACGTTCAGCTTCGGGACGCTCGAGGCGGCGCAGGCGCTCGGCGACTACCAGTCGCTCGCGTCGCGCGGCCGGCGGGCGCTCCGCGTCTCGCTCGGCGTCGACATCGACCTCGGCATGCGGACGATCCTCGCCGTCGTCGCGGACGACGGGCGGAGACGGAGCGCGGCGACCGCGAAGAGGAAGCCCGCGAAGCCGAAGGCCAAGGCGAAACCGGCGCGCGCCAAGCCGGTGAAGACGAAACGATCCACGGCGCGCGTGGCCAAGAAGAAGCCTGCCTCCAGGATCGGGACGGCGCGCCGCACGCGCGCGCGGCGGGGTCGATGA
- the zwf gene encoding glucose-6-phosphate dehydrogenase, which yields MSAPAPARGKTGVSIKRTEGPDRGVEAIRAKDPVTIVIFGASGDLAKRKLIPALYHLHAGGYLPERYAVVGFSRTPLSDDAYREHMLAALREQVTGETIGADHPIAQALYYQPGDADNPQTFQELRVRLEKIEKERGLPGNRLFYLSVAPEFFPLILENLAAAGLIRQKTDAAWSRVIIEKPFGTDLTSARALNAIVAATLDENQIYRIDHYLGKETVQNILSFRFGNSIFEPLFNQKYVDNVQITVAEELGMEGRRGAYYDGAGTMRDMVQNHILQLFCLIAMEPPSALEAQAIRDEKVKVLRALVPMTRKEVAANTVRGQYGMGEKSGQVVKGYRQEEGVDPQSFTETFVALRMKVDNWRWAGVPFFLRSGKRLAKRVSEIAVEFKQPPLHLFRYLGEDDDTIVARPMSNVIVMRIQPDEGISLSIACKQPGMRIQLQEVEMDFFYGEAFHERSPEAYERLLLDALRGDASLFTRSDEVEYSWRFITAIHEAWANLPPPTFPNYYPFSDGPDEANRLLEGTQARWRPLREA from the coding sequence ATGAGCGCGCCCGCGCCGGCCCGCGGCAAGACGGGCGTCTCGATCAAACGGACCGAAGGTCCGGATCGGGGCGTCGAGGCGATCCGCGCCAAAGATCCCGTCACGATCGTGATCTTCGGCGCCTCGGGCGACCTCGCGAAACGGAAGCTCATCCCCGCCCTCTACCACCTCCACGCCGGCGGCTACCTCCCGGAGCGCTACGCCGTCGTCGGCTTCTCGCGCACGCCGCTCAGCGACGACGCCTACCGCGAGCACATGCTGGCGGCCCTCCGCGAGCAGGTGACGGGCGAGACCATCGGCGCCGATCATCCGATCGCCCAGGCGCTCTACTACCAGCCGGGCGACGCGGACAACCCGCAGACGTTCCAGGAGCTCCGCGTCCGTCTCGAGAAGATCGAGAAGGAGCGCGGCCTTCCCGGGAACCGGCTCTTCTACCTCTCGGTTGCGCCGGAGTTCTTCCCGCTCATCCTCGAGAACCTCGCGGCGGCGGGCCTCATCCGCCAGAAGACCGACGCCGCCTGGTCGCGCGTCATCATCGAGAAACCGTTCGGCACCGACCTCACGAGCGCGCGCGCGCTGAACGCCATCGTCGCCGCCACCCTCGACGAGAACCAGATCTACCGCATCGATCACTACCTCGGGAAAGAGACCGTCCAGAACATCTTGAGCTTCCGGTTCGGCAACTCGATCTTCGAGCCGCTCTTCAACCAGAAGTACGTCGACAACGTGCAGATCACGGTCGCCGAGGAGCTCGGCATGGAGGGCCGGCGCGGCGCCTACTACGACGGCGCCGGCACCATGCGGGACATGGTGCAGAACCACATCCTCCAGCTCTTCTGCCTGATCGCGATGGAGCCGCCGTCGGCGCTCGAGGCCCAGGCGATCCGCGACGAGAAGGTGAAGGTGCTGCGCGCGCTCGTGCCGATGACGCGCAAGGAGGTCGCCGCCAACACCGTCCGCGGCCAGTACGGCATGGGCGAGAAGAGCGGCCAGGTCGTGAAGGGCTATCGCCAGGAGGAAGGCGTCGACCCGCAGTCGTTCACCGAGACGTTCGTCGCCCTCAGGATGAAGGTCGACAACTGGCGCTGGGCCGGCGTGCCGTTCTTCCTGCGCTCGGGGAAGCGCCTCGCGAAGCGGGTCTCCGAGATCGCGGTCGAGTTCAAGCAGCCGCCGCTCCACCTCTTCCGCTATCTCGGCGAGGACGACGATACGATCGTCGCGCGCCCGATGTCGAACGTCATCGTGATGCGCATCCAGCCCGATGAAGGCATCAGCCTCTCGATCGCCTGCAAGCAGCCCGGCATGCGTATCCAGCTGCAGGAAGTCGAGATGGATTTCTTCTACGGCGAGGCCTTTCACGAGCGCTCGCCGGAAGCCTACGAGCGGCTCTTGCTGGACGCCCTTCGCGGCGACGCGTCGCTCTTCACGCGATCCGACGAGGTCGAGTACTCGTGGCGCTTCATCACCGCGATCCACGAGGCGTGGGCGAACCTGCCGCCTCCGACCTTCCCGAACTACTACCCCTTCAGCGACGGCCCGGACGAGGCGAACCGGCTGCTCGAAGGCACCCAGGCGCGCTGGCGGCCGCTCCGGGAGGCGTAG
- a CDS encoding type II toxin-antitoxin system death-on-curing family toxin, producing the protein MIEYLSIDQVLDLHRRQLRAFGGASGLRDRGALKAAVARSQETFGGEDLYPDVVTKAAALMHALVMNHPFVDGNKRVGAHAGIVFLVINDVEPDFSSAELTEVTLRVARGELSAEALAIWLRQRSRQRTS; encoded by the coding sequence GTGATCGAGTACCTCTCCATCGACCAGGTTCTCGATCTCCACCGGCGCCAGCTCCGTGCCTTCGGCGGTGCCTCCGGGCTTCGTGATCGGGGAGCGCTCAAGGCGGCGGTTGCGCGCTCACAGGAGACGTTCGGGGGCGAGGACCTGTATCCCGACGTCGTCACCAAAGCGGCGGCGCTGATGCACGCGTTGGTGATGAACCACCCCTTCGTCGACGGCAACAAGCGAGTCGGAGCGCATGCGGGCATCGTGTTCCTGGTCATCAACGACGTGGAGCCGGACTTTTCGTCCGCGGAGCTGACCGAGGTGACGCTCCGGGTCGCACGCGGCGAGCTATCGGCTGAAGCGCTCGCGATCTGGCTCCGCCAGCGGAGCCGACAGCGCACGTCGTGA